One window from the genome of Actinoplanes teichomyceticus ATCC 31121 encodes:
- a CDS encoding DUF4142 domain-containing protein, translated as MLFRRIPAALGIAGLLCLPATAAQAAEPSEQDAAFLRAAHQANLAEITAGRIAWQKTTDPTVKKLAATFMRDHIHMDAELYLTARRLRVVLPNAPTPEQQALARRYEVAGADTFDEYYIATQLAAHRATIQAAQTQVEEGDDPAVRALARRATQTIAHHQVQLRAAAEAEGMAGYVETGGRAR; from the coding sequence ATGCTTTTCCGCCGTATTCCCGCGGCTCTCGGTATCGCCGGGCTCCTGTGCCTCCCGGCTACCGCCGCGCAGGCCGCCGAACCGTCCGAGCAGGACGCCGCCTTCCTCCGTGCGGCGCACCAGGCGAACCTCGCCGAGATCACCGCCGGCCGGATCGCCTGGCAGAAGACCACGGACCCGACGGTGAAGAAACTGGCCGCCACCTTCATGCGCGACCACATCCACATGGACGCCGAGCTGTACCTGACAGCGCGCCGGCTCCGCGTGGTCCTGCCGAACGCGCCCACACCGGAGCAGCAGGCGCTGGCCCGCCGGTACGAGGTGGCCGGAGCCGACACGTTCGACGAGTACTACATCGCCACCCAACTGGCCGCCCACCGGGCCACCATCCAGGCGGCCCAGACGCAGGTCGAGGAGGGCGACGACCCGGCGGTGCGGGCGCTGGCCAGGAGAGCCACCCAGACCATCGCCCACCACCAGGTCCAGCTGCGCGCGGCGGCCGAGGCCGAAGGCATGGCCGGCTACGTCGAGACCGGCGGGCGCGCCCGCTGA